One Carbonactinospora thermoautotrophica genomic window, CTTCTCGTACCCGGAGCCGTCCTCCTTGGTCGTGACACCGACGACCTTGGTCTCGAAGCCCTCGATCGGCCGGGACTGGTTCATGTCGAGGGCCAGGCCCTCCGGCTTGCCCTCGACGATGTCGGTGAGCACGACCTCCTCGAAGATGTCGTACTCGGCCAGCCGCTGCGCCGTCGTGGAGCCGTAGAAGCCGGCGCCGACGACCGTTACCTTGCCCTTGCGCGCCATCGCTGCAAGTCTCCCTCTGTCTGTCGGCCGCTCTCAGGCGGACATCTTCTTCTGGAGGTTCTCGTCGAGCGCGGCCAGGAACTCCTGGGTGGTCAGCCAGGGGGTGTCGCCGCCGACCAGGAGCGCCAGGTCCTTGGTCATCTTGCCGCTCTCGACGGTTTCGACGCAGACCTGCTCGAGCTTCTTGGCGAAGTCCACCACCTCGGGCGTGTTGTCCAGCTTGCCGCGGTGCTGCAGGCCCCGGGTCCAGGCGAAGATCGACGCGATCGGGTTGGTGGAGGTCGGCTTGCCCTGCTGGTGCAGGCGGTAGTGCCGGGTCACCGTGCCGTGCGCGGCCTCCGCCTCCACGGTCTTGCCGTCCGGGGTCATCAAGACGCTGGTCATCAGGCCGAGCGAGCCGAAGCCCTGCGCCACGGTGTCGGACTGCACGTCGCCGTCGTAGTTCTTGCAGGCCCACACGAAGCCGCCCTCCCACTTCAGGGCCTGGGCGACCATGTCGTCGATCAGCCGGTGCTCGTAGGTGATGCCGGCCTTCTCGAACTGGTCCTTGAACTCGGTCTCGAAGACCTCGGCGAACAGGTCCTTGAACCGGCCGTCGTAGGCCTTGAGGATCGTGTTCTTCGTCGACAGGTAGACCGGGTAGCCGCGCTCCAGCCCGTAGTTGAAGCAGGCGCGGGCGAAGTCCCGGATCGAGTCGTCGAAGTTGTACATGCCGAGCGCGACGCCGCCGCCCTTGAACTCGGCGACCTCGAACTCCATCGGCTCACCACCGTCGGCCGGGGTGTAGGTGATCGTCACCTTGCCCGGGCCGGGCACCACGAAGTCGGTGGCCTTGTACTGGTCGCCGTGGGCGTGACGGCCGATGATGATCGGCTTGGTCCAGCCGGGCACCAGCCGCGGGATGTTGCTGATGATGATCGGCTCGCGGAAGACCACGCCGCCGAGGATGTTGCGGATGGTGCCGTTCGGCGACTTCCACATCTTCTTGAGGCCGAACTCCTCGACCCGGGCCTCGTCCGGCGTGATCGTCGCGCACTTGACCCCGACGCCGTACTTCTTGATCGCGTTCGCCGCTTCGACGGTGACCTGGTCGTCGGTGGCGTCGCGATTCTGGATCGACAGGTCGTAGTACTTCAGGTCGATGTCCAGGTACGGCAGGATCAGCTGGTCCTTGATGAACTTCCAGATGATCCGGGTCATCTCGTCGCCGTCGAGCTCGACGACGGGGTTCTGGACCTTGATCTTCGCCATGGAAGGGACGTCCCTCTCGTGCCGACCGGCGGGCGCCCAGCCCGGGCCAGTGATCTCTCGTCATCAAGACACTTTCGCGTCTCCGAGCCTAACCCAGCCGCTTCGCACCCGGGAGAGGGGTCCGGCGGTGCGCGGTCAGTTCGGCGGCGGGATCACCACGGTCAGGGTGACGAGGATGAGGCCGAGCGCGGCCAGCGTGATCACGTCGACCACGCGGCTGCGGACGGCCAGGACGCCGGCCTCCTTCGGGGACAGGAACGCGCGCAGGCCGGCGGCCAGCAGCACCGACAGGCTGATGATCATGGTGCCGCGCCGGAAGTGGTGCGCCCCCACGACGATCAGGCCAACCAGGACGCCGGTGAGCACGACCAGGATGGGCCACTCCGGCAACCGCCTCAACCCCCTCGCCGGCGCGGGCTTCGCCCGCCGCTGACGCCCCGACTGCGGCGGGACCTTCGCGGACGCAGGCGTCGCCGTGGACGGCGCGGGCTGTGTCGCGACCGCCGTCCGGGGCGGGCGGGTGGCCGCCGTGGACGCTTCGGCGCTCGGGCTGTCCACGGGGCCGCCGGAGGCGACCAGGTTCATCGCCA contains:
- a CDS encoding NADP-dependent isocitrate dehydrogenase — translated: MAKIKVQNPVVELDGDEMTRIIWKFIKDQLILPYLDIDLKYYDLSIQNRDATDDQVTVEAANAIKKYGVGVKCATITPDEARVEEFGLKKMWKSPNGTIRNILGGVVFREPIIISNIPRLVPGWTKPIIIGRHAHGDQYKATDFVVPGPGKVTITYTPADGGEPMEFEVAEFKGGGVALGMYNFDDSIRDFARACFNYGLERGYPVYLSTKNTILKAYDGRFKDLFAEVFETEFKDQFEKAGITYEHRLIDDMVAQALKWEGGFVWACKNYDGDVQSDTVAQGFGSLGLMTSVLMTPDGKTVEAEAAHGTVTRHYRLHQQGKPTSTNPIASIFAWTRGLQHRGKLDNTPEVVDFAKKLEQVCVETVESGKMTKDLALLVGGDTPWLTTQEFLAALDENLQKKMSA
- a CDS encoding DUF3017 domain-containing protein yields the protein MPEWPILVVLTGVLVGLIVVGAHHFRRGTMIISLSVLLAAGLRAFLSPKEAGVLAVRSRVVDVITLAALGLILVTLTVVIPPPN